The DNA window ACCGACCACAAGGGGGCGCCTGTCTCCAGACGTTTCCGGTGTATGTCAAGCCTTGGTAAGGTTCTTCGCGTTGCGTCGAATTAAGCCACATGCTCCGCCGCTTGTGCGGGCCCCCGTCAATTCCTTTGAGTTTTAGCCTTGCGGCCGTACTCCCCAGGCGGGGAACTTAATGCGTTAGCTGCGGCACGGACGACGTGGAATGTCGCCCACACCTAGTTCCCAACGTTTACGGCGTGGACTACCAGGGTATCTAATCCTGTTCGCTCCCCACGCTTTCGCTCCTCAGCGTCAGTATCGGCCCAGAGATCCGCCTTCGCCACCGGTGTTCCTCCTGATATCTGCGCATTTCACCGCTACACCAGGAATTCCGATCTCCCCTACCGAACTCTAGCCTGCCCGTATCGAATGCAGACCCGGGGTTAAGCCCCGGGCTTTCACATCCGACGCGACAGGCCGCCTACGAGCTCTTTACGCCCAATAATTCCGGACAACGCTCGCACCCTACGTATTACCGCGGCTGCTGGCACGTAGTTAGCCGGTGCTTCTTCTGCAGGTACCGTCACTTGCGCTTCTTCCCTGCTGAAAGAGGTTTACAACCCGAAGGCCGTCATCCCTCACGCGGCGTCGCTGCATCAGGCTTTCGCCCATTGTGCAATATTCCCCACTGCTGCCTCCCGTAGGAGTCTGGGCCGTGTCTCAGTCCCAGTGTGGCCGGTCGCCCTCTCAGGCCGGCTACCCGTCGTCGCCTTGGTAGGCCATCACCCCACCAACAAGCTGATAGGCCGCGGGCTCATCCTGCACCGCCGGAGCTTTCCACGCACACCCCATGCGGAGGTACGTCGTATCCGGTATTAGCACCGGTTTCCCGGTGTTGTCCCAGAGTGCAGGGCAGATTGCCCACGTGTTACTCACCCGTTCGCCACTGATCCACCCCGAAGGGCTTCACCGTTCGACTTGCATGTGTTAAGCACGCCGCCAGCGTTCGTCCTGAGCCAGGATCAAACTCTCCGTGAATGTCTCATTCGCGGAAGAGCGGCACGGCATCCGGCGGAATAAGCCGGACCCGCGCACAGCGTCCTCGCTGCACTTCATTCAAAGGAACCCAAAGGGTTCAAATATCTGGCGTTGACTTTTGGCACGCTGTTGAGTTCTCAAGGAACGGACGCTTCCATCGAAACCCTTCCGGGCTCCTCCGGGCGCTTCCCTTCTTCGTGTTCCAGCCTATCAGATCCGCTTTCCGCTTCCCTGACCCCCGCTGGCGGGGTGTTGCGTGTTCCATCGGCCTTTCGGCGCTTTCCGACTCTATCAGATCTCTCTGACCGTCTTCCTGCGTCTTCCGGCCTCGGAAGGTTTTGCCGACCCGGCTTTTCGGCCCTGTCGACGGGGTGAAACCTTAGCGAAGAGAACCTGTCGGGTCCAATTCGCCGAATTCCTCTCCCGCCACACATGACGCCGTACGGCAAACGACGGAGACCGCCGCAGCCATGGGCTTGAGTGGTGTTGAGAGGAGACCGCCTCGGGACCGTCCGTGCAGAATGCGCGTCCGGTGCTCCCGGTCAGGCAGCCCGACGTACGTTAGGCACTTCGCTGAACGATGTCAAGTCTGCCTCGACACCGTGTCAGCCAGGTCCTGATGCCCCCTCAGTGTGCACGCCGGACCGGCAGCAGGAACTCGCACCACACCGCCTTTCCCCCGTCCGGCGTACGGCGTGTTCCCCAGCCGGAGGCGATGGTGGCGACGATGGCGATGCCACGGCCGGACTCGTCGACTACGGCGGCTCGCCGGCGGCGGGGGAGGTGGTCGTCGGCGTCCGTGACCTCGATGATCAGGCGGCGGTCGGTGCGGCGGATGCGCAGGCGCATGGGCGGGATGCCATGGGTGAGGGAGTTGGAGACCAGTTCGCTGACGGCGAGGACGCCGAGGTCGCGCAGTTCGTCGCTGAGCCGCCAGCTGGAGAGCACGCCGGAGGTGAAGGCGCGGGCGCGGGCCGCTGTCTGGGGGGTGCCGAGCAGGTCCAGGGAGGCGACGCGGAAGAGGTCGGCGGTGTGCTCGTCCCGTTGGGGGAGCTGGAAGGCGAGGACCGCGACATCGTCGTCGTGTTCGGGGGTGACGCCCATGGCGCGGAGCAGCCGGGCGCAGAGGACTTCGGGGGACCGGCGGGGCCGCCGAGGGTGCGGTCGAGCGTGTCGAGGCCGACGTCGATGTCCTCGCCCCGGCGTTCGACCAGGCCGTCGGTGTAGAGCACGCCGGTGGCGCCGGGGTTCAGCGGGACGGAGCCGGAGGTGTGCAGCCAGCCGCCGGTGCCCAGGGGTGGGCCGCACTGGGCGTCGGCGCGGGTGACGGTGCCGTGGGGCTCGCGGATCATCAGCGGGAGGTGGCCCGCCGAGGAGTAGGTGATGCAGTTGTCATTGGGGTCGAATACGGCGTACACGCAGGTGGCGATCTGGGTGGCGTCGATCTCCATGGCGAGGCCGTCGAGGAGTTGCAGCACCTCGTGGGGCGGCAGGTCCAGGCGGGCGTAGGCGCGGACGGCGGTGCGGAGTTGGCCCATCACGGCGGCGGCGCGCATGCCACGGCCCATGACGTCGCCGATGACCAGGGCGGTGCGGCCGCCGCCGAGGGTGATGACGTCGTACCAGTCGCCGCCCACGGCGGCGTCGGCTCCGCCGGGCTGGTAGGTGGCGGCGACGCGCAGGTCGTCGGGCTGCTCCAGTTTCTGCGGGAGCAGGCTGCGTTGGAGGGTGACGGCGGCTTCGCGGTGGCGGCGTTCGCTCTCGCGGAGGCGTTCGGCGACCTGCATCTGGTCGGTGACCTCGGCGGCGAAGACCAGCACTCCGGTGACCTCGGTGGTGTCCGGTGTCCCTGCGGCGGCGGCGCGGCGGAGGGTGGCGAGCATGCCCAGCCCGCCGGCCGGCGTGGGCGGGGTGTCGGAGGTGGCGGGGTGCTCCGGGCCGTCGGTGGCGAGGGCGGAGAGCTGGGCGCCGAGCGGTTCGCCGGCTCGGATGGGTGCGCAGACGAAGCTGTAGTAGCGGTGCCGTTCGGGGGCGGTGGAGAGGACCACGCGGCGGGCCTTGACGGTGCGCGGGCGGCCGCTGCGCAGGACCTGGTCCATCAGGGGCAGCAGGCCGAGTTCGGCGAGTTCGGGCATGGTGTCGCGGGCGGGGGTGCCGGCGGTGCGGTGGCCGAAGACCTCGACATAGGCGTGGTTGACATAGCCGACGTGGTGGTTGGGCCCGTAGGTGACGGCGACCAGGGCCGGGACATGGGCCAGCACATCGTGCACGGAGAGCTCATGTCTGCCGGGCGGTTCGCCGGGCTCTCCGGGGGGAGGCCCGTCGGCGGGTGGTCCGGGGCGGGCTTGGGGGACCGCTGCCGCGCCGGAAGCGTCGGCTGGGCCGGGCGACCGCTCGCCCGTCTGCTGCGGGGCGGTACGCCGCTGTGCTCCGGGGAGCCGGGCGCTCCAGCGCGTGAGATTCAAAACGACCGCTGCTTCCTCGCGTTTCTCGTGCTTCGTCACTCCTCGCGTGCACGTCCGCACGCCAGGTCATGGACCAGTGTGACCGATCGGGGCGGCTGCGGGGACCGGTGCCACTGCTGCGGCGCACCCCGCCCTGCATGATCCTGGACGTGGGCGCGTGCTGCTACCCCAGGTGGTCAGCTGCCCGGCCGGGTCGGTGGTTCGGGTTGCGACCGGGGCTCGGCGGTGGGCGTGCCGCGCCCCATGGCGGCCTCGAACTCGGCGCGTGGGTGTTCGAGCGAGCCGAGCGAGACGATCTCGCGCGAGGAGACGCCTGCCAGCATCCAGTCGGCCAGCACCCGTGCCTTGCGGTTGAAGGTCGGCATCCGGCTGAGGTGGTAGGCGCGGTGCATCAGCCAGGCGGGGCGTCCGGTGAGTCGGCGGCCACGGACCTGCGCCACGCCCTTGTGCAGACCGAGGGAGGCCACCGCGCCCCGGGAGGAGTGGCGGTAGGGCGTCTGCGGCTCGCCGCGCAGCTGGGCCAGCACATTGTCGCCGAGCACCTTGGCCTGCCGGACGGCGTGCTGCGCGTTCGGGGCGCAGTACTCGCCCGGACGGGTGAGGTCGGGGACGGCGGCGCAGTCGCCGGCCGACCAGGCGTCGTCGACCCCGGCCACTCGGAGGGTGGGTTCGCAGCGGATGCGGCCGCGTGCGTCGGTGGGGAGGTCGGTGGCGGCGAGGACGGGGGCGGGGCGGACTCCGGCGGTCCAGACGAGGGTGCGGGCGGCGAACCGGCTGCCGTCGGAGAGGACGACGATCCGGTCGGTGAGGGATTCCAGGCGGGTGCCGAGGCGCACCTCGATGTTGCGGCCGCGCAGTTCGGAGACGGTGTAGCGGCCGAGTTCCGGGCCGACTTCGGGGAGGATGCGGTCGGTGGCCTCCACCAGGATCCAGCGCAGGTCCTCGGCGGTGACGTTGTGGTAATAGCGGACGGCGGCGCGGGCCATGTCCTCCAGTTCGGCGAGCGCCTCGACGCCCGCGAAGCCGCCGCCGACGAAGACGAAGGTGAGGGCCGCCTCGCGGATGGCCGGGTCCCGGGTGGAGGAGGCGATGTCGAGTTGCTCCAGGACGTGGTTGCGCAGGGCCACGGCCTCCTCGACGGTCTTGAAGCCGATGCCGTGTTCGGCGAGACCGGGGATGGGGAGCGTCCGGGAGACCGAGCCGGGGGCTGCCACCAGCAGGTCGTAGGGCAGTTTCAGGTCGGGGTCGCCGGTGGAGCGGGTGGCGGGGGTGGCGGCCTGGGCCTGGCGGGCCGCGTGGTCCAGCCGGGTGATCTCGCCGGTGACGACGGTGCAGCCGTGGAGCACCCGGCGGAGCGGGACGATCACATGGCGCGGATCGATGGAGCCGGCGGCGGCCTCGGGCAGAAACGGCTGGTAGGTCATGTACGGCTGAGGCTCGACGACCGTGATCTCGGCCTCGCCTCGGTGGAGTCGGCGTTGCAGGCGCAGCGCGGCGTACATGCCGACGTATCCGCCGCCGGCGATCAGGATGCGGGCGGGCGGGCTGCCTCCTGGCCGGGGGTCGGCGGGGCCCTGCGGGAGTGTGACCTGTTTCACGGATCCATGACGCCCTGTCCGGGGGCCTCTTGTCCACAGTGCGTACGGGATCCGTGGGGCGGATGGTGCGTGGGGGGCCGGTGGGGAGGCGGTTCGGAGCGTGGTGACTCCGTCATCGGGGGAGGCTGTCCACGCAGGTCCGGGAAGGGGCTGCCGGGTGGCGGAGGCGGAACGGCCGAATCCTCACCGTCTCCCCTGTCGGAGCCGAATCGGCATCAACTATCGTCGGGGAATTGGTGGATCGGTGGATCGGCCCATCGGTGTCGGCATGGACGGTCGCCGTCCGTGCAGGCTTGGTCACCGGGCCGGTGGGGGCTGCCGCTTTCGGGGCGGTACTCCGCTGCTGGTCCATGGACTGCGGTCGGCCGGGTCGGCGGGGAGGACGCCGAGCGTGCCGACGACGGTGAGGCTCCTGTCGCGCCGGGGGGTGTGCGGGGGTGCACGGTGGGCGCCCAATGCCGGGCGGGCCCACGGGGGAGGGCTGGCTATGGATCAGCAGGAGCAGGCGCGCGTGCGTCTGTCCACGGCGATGAGTGCGGCGGTGAGTGCGGTGGGCAGGCCGCCGGGGGCGGTGCCGGGTGCGCTGCCAGGCGTGGTGCAGGGTGCGCCTGGCGTGGTGCCGGGGCAGCGGTCGATGGGCGCGCGGTTCGGCGCCGGGGCGGGGGCCGGTGGGGCGTGGGGGCCTTAGGAGCCGGCGGGGGTGAAGGGGTTCCGGACGGCCGGGGGCCCGGTGGGCGGCTCCGGGTGGATGCGCGGCGCAATCTGGAGAGCGTGCTGCGGGCTGCCCGTGAGGTGTTCGGGGAGTTGGGCTACGGGGCACCCATGGAGGAGGTCGCCCGGCGGGCCGGGGTGGGCGTCGGCACGGTCTACCGCCGCTTCCCCAGCAAGGAGGTGCTGGTGCGGCGGATCGCGGCGGAGGAGGTCGGCTGGCTCACGGCGCAGGCGCAGGAGGCGCTGCGCGGCGACTCCGCCCCCTGGGAGGCGCTGGCGGGTTGTCTCTCGCGGGCGGTGGCCACCGGGGCAGGACGGCTGCTGCCGCCGGAGACGTTCCGCTGTGCGGAGCAGTTGTCGCGGGCGGGCGGTTCGCCGTCTAGCGGAGAGGTCCCGGCCGGGGCGGTAGGGGCAGCGGGAACGGCAGGGTCAGCGGGGGCGGTGTCGGCGGAGGGCGGGGACGGGTTCGCCCTGATCGCGGGTGTGCCGGTGGTGCGGGTGCCGGAGCAGGGCCCCGGGCACCCGGCGGGCGGCGAGACGGCGGAGGAGGGCCCCGAGGCATGGGGCGACGCCGATCCAACGGTGCTGCTGCGACTGCTGGGCGCGCTGGTGGAACGGGCCGATGCGGTCGGTGAGTTGCGGCCCGGGGTCACCGTGGCGGATGTGGTGCTGGTGCTGACCGCTGCGGTGCCGGCCCAGCTCGGGGCGGGCGGCGGGGCGGCGGACCGGCCCAATGGGCCGGGCTCTCCCACCGACCGGCTGCTGCGCATTCTGCTCAATGGGCTGCGGGCGGGCTGACACCCCGGCAAGGGGGACCGCAACGGCGTTCGGACGGCGGTCGGACGGCGGTCGGTTGGGCCAAACGGGTGAAAGGGGCGGGTGCGGAGGGCGTGCGCCCGCCCCGGAAGAGTGGGATACGCCCCTCTCCCTGCACCGGGAGAGGGGTGGCTGTGCCATCCTTTGCCGGTGATTGGAGGCCAGAGCGCAGCGGGAGCGTTGACCGATCGCGGTGCCACTGTGCCCGGTTGGGCCGATGTGCGGTGCGGCGGCGGTCGTGAGCACTGAGGAACGGGACGGGTCCGGCCACGGCGGCGAGGGCCCCCCGCAGGACGGCCGGAACGACGGCCTCGGCCACAGCCGGAACGACGGCCGGGTCGACGGGCCGCACCAGCCCGTCCCCGGGCAGGTGCCCGGGCAGGGTTGGGCGCCGGATCAGGAGACCCTGGCCGCCTCCGGAGGCGCTGCCGGGTCGGCGCGGGTTCCGGGTCAGGCGCCCGCCGGATTCGGCGGGGTGACCTCGGCGGCGGCCGCACCCAAGGCGGGCACGGCCGGAAACGCACCCGCCGTACCGGCACCGGCCGATCCGGTGGACGGTGAACTGCCGCCGTCCGACGCCGAGTTGACGGCTCGGGTGCGCGAGGGCGACGACGGGGCGTACGAGGAGCTGTACCGGCGCCATGCCGATGCCGTGCGCCGTTACGCCCGCACCTGCTGCCGGGACAACTTCACCGCCGAGGACCTGGCCGGCGAGGTCTTCGCCCGCACCTTGCAGGCGCTGCGGTCCGGGCGGGGGCCGGATGTCGCGGTACGCGCGTATCTGCTGACGGCGGTACGCAACATCGCGGCCGCGTGGACGCGCAGCGAGCGGCGTGAGCAACTGGTCGAGGACTTCACCGCGTTCACGGCCACCTCGGCCGTGAAGCAGCCGGCGGAGGTCACCGATCCCGGTGCGGACACCTGGGCGATGGCGATGGCCGACCGGCGGATGGTGCTGCGGGCCTTTGTGGCGCTGCCGGAGGACGACCGGGTGGTGCTGTGGCACACCGAGGTCGAGCGGGAGTCGCCCAAGCAGGTGGCGGTACTGCTCGGCAAGACGGCCAACGCCACCGCCGTACAGGCCCATCGGGCGCGTGACCGGCTGGCCACGGCGTTCCTCCAGGCGCATGTCTCCTCGGTCCAGGAGGAGACCTGCCGTCGGCATGCCGACCGGCTGGGGGCCTATGCCCGGGGTTCGCTGCGCAAGCGGGCGTCGGCGGAGGTGAGTGCCCACCTCAAGGAGTGCGACCGCTGCTCGGCCGCGTACCTGGAGCTGGTGGACCTCAACACCGGCCTGCGGGCGGTGCTGCCCGGCGGGGTGCTCGTCTGGGTCGGCGCCGGGTACTTCACGGCGGCTGCGGCTGCGGCTGCCGTGGGGGCCGGGGCGGCGGCGGGTGCGGTCGGCGGGGCTGGTGCGGGTGGGGCTGGTGGGGCTGGTGCTGGTGGTGCCGCCGGGGGTCGGGCGGTGGGGCGGCGGGGGCCGTCGGCGAGGGGCTGGGGGTGGCAGCCAAGGCCGCGGTGGCGGCGACTGCCGTGGTGGCGGCCGGGGCTGTCCTGGCGTACGCGCTCTCGGGCAGCACGGCTCCTGCTCCCCCACCGGCGCGGGCGGTGCCGCAGGCGGCTCCGTCGCCGACCGTGATCCCGCCCTCGGTGACGCCCAAGGCCAAGCCGAGGCCCAAGCCCGCACCGCAGCCGGTGCGATCGTCTGCACCAACGCGCACGCCTGCACCGACGCCTACGCCGCAGCCGAAGCCCGCTGCGGCTCCGACTCCGACTCCGGCTCGGGATCGGACGCCGGTGCCTACGGTGGAGCCGACCCCTCGGCAGCCTGTGCGGCC is part of the Peterkaempfera bronchialis genome and encodes:
- a CDS encoding NAD(P)/FAD-dependent oxidoreductase, producing the protein MKQVTLPQGPADPRPGGSPPARILIAGGGYVGMYAALRLQRRLHRGEAEITVVEPQPYMTYQPFLPEAAAGSIDPRHVIVPLRRVLHGCTVVTGEITRLDHAARQAQAATPATRSTGDPDLKLPYDLLVAAPGSVSRTLPIPGLAEHGIGFKTVEEAVALRNHVLEQLDIASSTRDPAIREAALTFVFVGGGFAGVEALAELEDMARAAVRYYHNVTAEDLRWILVEATDRILPEVGPELGRYTVSELRGRNIEVRLGTRLESLTDRIVVLSDGSRFAARTLVWTAGVRPAPVLAATDLPTDARGRIRCEPTLRVAGVDDAWSAGDCAAVPDLTRPGEYCAPNAQHAVRQAKVLGDNVLAQLRGEPQTPYRHSSRGAVASLGLHKGVAQVRGRRLTGRPAWLMHRAYHLSRMPTFNRKARVLADWMLAGVSSREIVSLGSLEHPRAEFEAAMGRGTPTAEPRSQPEPPTRPGS
- a CDS encoding TetR/AcrR family transcriptional regulator, translated to MDARRNLESVLRAAREVFGELGYGAPMEEVARRAGVGVGTVYRRFPSKEVLVRRIAAEEVGWLTAQAQEALRGDSAPWEALAGCLSRAVATGAGRLLPPETFRCAEQLSRAGGSPSSGEVPAGAVGAAGTAGSAGAVSAEGGDGFALIAGVPVVRVPEQGPGHPAGGETAEEGPEAWGDADPTVLLRLLGALVERADAVGELRPGVTVADVVLVLTAAVPAQLGAGGGAADRPNGPGSPTDRLLRILLNGLRAG
- a CDS encoding sigma-70 family RNA polymerase sigma factor, whose product is MSTEERDGSGHGGEGPPQDGRNDGLGHSRNDGRVDGPHQPVPGQVPGQGWAPDQETLAASGGAAGSARVPGQAPAGFGGVTSAAAAPKAGTAGNAPAVPAPADPVDGELPPSDAELTARVREGDDGAYEELYRRHADAVRRYARTCCRDNFTAEDLAGEVFARTLQALRSGRGPDVAVRAYLLTAVRNIAAAWTRSERREQLVEDFTAFTATSAVKQPAEVTDPGADTWAMAMADRRMVLRAFVALPEDDRVVLWHTEVERESPKQVAVLLGKTANATAVQAHRARDRLATAFLQAHVSSVQEETCRRHADRLGAYARGSLRKRASAEVSAHLKECDRCSAAYLELVDLNTGLRAVLPGGVLVWVGAGYFTAAAAAAAVGAGAAAGAVGGAGAGGAGGAGAGGAAGGRAVGRRGPSARGWGWQPRPRWRRLPWWRPGLSWRTRSRAARLLLPHRRGRCRRRLRRRP